The nucleotide window GTGGTGGTTGGAGAGAAAACTGTGCAAGCAATCAGTTTGTTCTCTGCCTGGGTCTCATATTAGAATCAGTTCTTAAGGCAGAATTGCTCTCTCTGAGCCTGTCATTTAGTGTTGGGCTAAGGTTCCTGAAATAAGGATTTCCCTGCATACCACTTGGCCACTTCCGCTACCAAAGGGGTGTATGTGCATGAATAAAACAAACTACACTTAGCATATAGTTGGACTCCTTGTCACAGATTTTCCCCCACCACCATTAAGATGCCAACTTGCAAGGCCCTGGACATCTGATATTGCTTGGTAGACTGGCAGTGTTGGTGTCAGAACAGGGCATTGGTACTGGAGGACGGGACAATACTACTCCTCTATGGCTTATACTTCCTAATGATTATCCTTAGTCTGAATTCTCACtgcaaaacagcattttttaaatggagatttATGAATTGTTGACTCCGTTCTTGTGAACATCTCAGAAATTAGTGCCAAATGTTACCTCTTATTGAATGCTATCTGTTACCCTCTGCTATATGGTAGAAAAGAGAGCAAACACATGCTACTGGTGTGGAAATGAGACCACAAAGCTGTGCAGAGAAGGAAAGCAGCTATGCACCatgctctctccctttctccattGCATAGCTGGCAACCACTCTATGCTGAAAACATGCCATTTGAACAGCCCATGAAAATCAGAGGCACAGAGTCATATCAACCACTCTGCACAGTATGGTAACAGGGAAAAACGTGTAATGCTCATAACAAATCTATAGGCAAGTTAATACTGAGTACGTCAACATTAGCTCTCACTGTGCAACACAACACTGAAGAGATCAcctcccagtgcttaatttgtaatgaatgaggtgccggggctcaagcaatttttctactttcataactgacatggcAAGCCTCATCACAATTTAAGCACTGCCACCTCCATACTATGGCTGTGTTGAAAGTCACTGGCAAATGGAATGTGAGCCTACTATTTTACCAGGGATTAGGGGTGCTGAGACATCTACGGAAGGATTTTACTGGTCTATGTGGACACTTGAAGGCCATGCACCCTCTATTCTATTTAGGTCTTTCAGTCTCTATTCACTGTGGTGTATCTAAGTGCTCCTGTCCTCTTTTTATActacaacccccccagccccactgattTGCTTTTCAGCTCACAGAACCCTATAGATCTTTTCAAGTCCCCAGGTTTTCCCTTCTGTTGTTTTTTGCACAGAAAGCAGCGCTATGGCCCCTAGAGATTATCATTTAGAAGTGAGGCACCTGTAAGTATTTTACATTAGTTTCTCTTTAGCAAAACTGCTCAATTTGGTTGTACAGGGGTAGGTTTCAGAGTACGATATAGGGGCTAAAAACTTTCAAATCTGACCAATTGTTCTTATAAGGAGAAACACAAAACATCACAATAAGCATACGTTACCTTGCCCAAGATGAGAAGGCTTCTGAGAAGTTACATGCCCACTGCTATCCAAGATGTATTGGGTGCTAAAATCATCAGCAGCTGTCTTTGTTGTGATCAAAACCTGGAAATAAAGAATCTCAATTCAATCAAGGATTTCAAAAGTTCAAAGTGGTCTGAAGACATTAGATATGTTCTGAGATGATTCTCAGCATCAAATTACTTcaataaaaaagaacaaaaataatttgaTAAAAGTCTGTTTTTTTCTTCCATGAACATCATATCAGCTGGGGGACTATGGGTATCCCCAGGATTCTTCCCAAGATTTCTTTTCCAGGCTTGAACCTATGTTGTTCCAGGTTTCCCTGTTCAGCCCAGCCAGGACCCCTGAAACTTTCCAAGACCTTTTAAGGGTGGCTGGTTCACACCCAAAGTTTGGCCACTCTCATGCTAATCCTCCCTGTTACGCCTCCTGACCCACAAGCTGCTTCACTCTATGTGCCCTTGAGGCAGCCTCAGAAGCCATATAATTCTTCATGAGCTGAACTGTCTCAGCGAGTGTCTTGGCATACTGAGGCACTGAGACATCTCTTTCCGCAACCAGGAGTACCTGCACAAACTTGTTCTACCAGTGTACGTTCAGTGATCTGAATGCTGGTCCAGGTTTCCAGCTTCAGCCACCTCCAGCATAACATTCTCAATTACTGGGCAATCACACAAGGTCAGGCTCTTGGGAGATACTTTACCTTCCAGAACTACAGGTCAGATGCTCTCCTCCACCGCTCTGTGAACCACCATTACCACCCATTTGAAGGTCACAAGGAAGCCCTCTGGATCATCCTCTGGGCCCATCTGAGTGAGTTGCACCAGCACGGCTGTTGTTCCCATGAGCCCCAGAGAGGAATACTACATTCCCTTCCCCACTCTAGCTGTTGCGCTGGGGTCACAACTCATTGAAACAACTGTTGCTCTTGCTCCTGACCACCTTGCTCATGGACCAGTTGCTGCAGTTCAGCTGTCATCTCTTGCGGCAACTGTTGCTGTTAGTTCTCAGCCATCTATTTCAACAATCACTCCAGGTACATGTTGTCCCCAGCAAGACAAACTCCTGCTTCCCAACTTGGTATACTTGACAATCCAGGTCACTTAAATCTCCCCCTTCTGCAAGGTTAGATCACGCCCACATTCTCCACTATATGTGACCATGCTCTTTAGGTCAAAGACAAACTACAGGGCAGACTTGAGTAGAGTGCAAAAGTCCTTACTGAAGTAGTTCCCCACACCATCCTAGGCAGGGGTTCCCCACAACAGTCTCCTTAAGCGCTGCAGGCCTGTCCAAAACAGTACAGACAGTCCAAAAGTCCTTCTTGTAGTAAAACAAAGAAATAGTCCTAAAAATAAACTCTATATTCCTGTGCCAGGCCTACCTTCCTCTGGAGGGCTCTGGCAGTCTGCAGTCTCTGCAGAGGTTCTAGGTAAGTCCTTTCCTCAGGGAGCAAAGGACGGGAGGTCTGTTCCCTCATCAGCCCactactgagctatcctcttCCAGTTTAAATGCCCATTCATTTCCTAACAGGGAGTGCAAGAGTAGTGGGCCAGGGTTGGGCAAGCCAACAGCAGCACATTAACCCTATCTGGCTTAGTGAGGAGCTGGTGTACCCCACCAcacttacatatgacactcctggtCATATATCCCAGAAGGACAtctgcctttttcacaactgcatcacattgttggctcatgttCAATTTGTCATTCATTATACACCcctgatccttttctgcagtaataCTGCCTAGCCACTTATTCCCCTTTTCATAGTTGtacatttgttttttcctcctaAGTGTAGTGCTTTGCAcataaatttcatcttgttgttttcaagaccaattctccaatgtaTAGAAGTAattttgagttctaatcctgtccttcaaagatcctgcaatccctctcagtgtcatccacaaattttataaacatattcTCCATCATGCAACTTATTAGTGAAAATTCTGAATAGAATCATACAaaggacagacccctgtgggaccccacttgatatgtcctCTGAGCTTAATAGCGAATCATTGATAACcgctctttgagtacagtctttcaatcagttatgcacccactttacagTCATTTAGTCTAGACTATATTTCCTttatttgcttatgagaatgtcatgtgggactatgtcaaaagccttaccaaagtctagatatatcacatctgctCCTTCCCCCCATTCATTAGATTGTTtaccctgtcaaaggaggaaattagattggtttcaCATGATCTGTTCTCGAAAAATTCATGCTGGCTAtgatttatcaccttattatcttctacatttaataatttgttccattatctttttgagtatcaaagttaggctgactggcctatatTCCTggatcctcctttttccccacgtAGGTTTGTCcttcttctgtcctctgggaCTTCACacgtcctccatgagttctcaaagataattgctaatggttaaCTACAGGCAGCAAATTAGGTAGGCAGATTGCAATTACAAACATCACTAGTATTTAAGTAATGTAATTATTGATGCTGAGACCAGTACTTAAGACACTAGTGTCAACTCTGCTCTCTTGTGAAATGTACATTGGGGCTTTTTAATGCCCAGAGCAGATAACATCTTGGTTTGAAATCTCATTTGAAAGACAGCACCTACAGCAGCATAATGTGCCGCATCACCAGGCTAGATCATTGGTTCAGTGTCTACTCAGAAGGGGACAATAATCCAGCCAAACAGCAGCACTTTCTGAAGCACCTGGGCTTTCTTTGGGAATTTTCCATCCAAATTCTGGACCTAAGTCTACCTAGTTTCTAGTGTGAGCAAGGCCAAGGCTCCATGGGCGCATACACTCCCACACTCAAACCTCACTCTTATATTCCATTGTTTCAGTACAAAGTAATGTCATGGGAGGTCATGATTGTCTTGTGGCTAGTTTGGGCCTATCCCACAGAGACTTTTGAAGATAGTGATGGAAAACTTGAACTTGACTCAGTATTCAGGTGGGAAGAAAGTGCACAGAAGAGCAATGGGACAACGTGCTCTCAACGCTTTGTACTGCTTAGTAGACTGGTTGTGGTATTTTGAAAACAATGCTTTTTTGTAGTAAGCAGTTTCATTCCTAGATAGTAGTGCAGTTGTACTGGCCACAAATACATGGATCACTGTGACCAGGTGAGAGTGTAGGTTCCTGGCTACTCCAAGGTGAAACAGGGTGTTTTTGCAGCCACAGATATTTGAACAGCCaggaacaatgaggagtccaagCAGGCCCCACAACTGCAGATCACACTGATAATTTAAAGGCAACTGATATAAGAACAGCAAGATTGAATGATGAGTCAGAGAATTCTGGAGAGCCTCAGTACATTGGAGTCAAAGGAAAGGATCAGGGCACAGTGCAAATAGTTGCCTCCCCAATTGAAGGAAGAAAGTGAAACACTATCAACTACTAAACTGATCCGATAAGGAGTCAATGACTGATCCCGAAGTGAATTCAAAACGAGCAAGCTTTGCAGCTCTGTGGCTTCACTGGAGCGGAAGAACCAACAGAGAGATATCAAACTTGCCAAattctacatttaaaaataaaagccagcATTTTACTGTGAGGTTTGGGCACAATCTTAAGTCCTCACGTTTATATTTTGTAATTAAGAGAGCAAGAAAGTCTGACACATCTCACCTCAGATATGCAGCAAATTGATCCCAAGGCTTCACCACGAAAGCCATAGGTTGTTAAGCTTTCAAGATCCTCAGAACAGCTTATTTTTGAGGTATAATGCTTAACTGCCATAACTGGAACATCAGCAGCTTTGATGCCGTCACCATTGTCTCGCACCTCTATCTTATCAAACCCATAATTCTCCTGAAAAGAGTAATATCATCATCAATCACAAAAATACATCTCAAATGCAAAATTAGATACTATATACAATGGTTACTCCACATGTACTGAAGTAGTTAAGGGTCCAGTCCTTTAGTCCTCAAAATAGgcaaaattctgacatttccatgTGGAAAGACTGCAGCACATACGTGCACATAACTTGTCTATAGAAACATGTATAGAGCAAAAATGAAACAGTTAAGTAATTTTATGCTGTTCCAAAACAAGTAATGTATTAAACTATGTAGTTCTGAGGAACCATTACTATTACAGTATGGGCTAACACACTAAAAGTTATTTCAAAATCTAGCTTATGACTTAAAATGActaaaaaaatataaactgaGAAAAAGATCAGTAGCTGGAATGTTAAAGATGGTTCATTCTTGTTTCATCTTCCCTCCCTTTTACAAAGGGAAATGCATGTTTTGTTAATGTATCCTACTTTATCTAATCATCACAGGCTAGATTCTGCATATACTAAAGTAACTGGGACCATGTTACCATGTTAAATGACATCTGTGTACTTTTTTGGTTCTTTATGGGATATAGAGAAGGTCTGGATGTTGGAGTGGGGTGGGTATGGAAAGCAAAGGGGTTAAGTTTTTGTTTTGCTCATTTCTTCACCTTAGAGATCTCACGGATATGAAGTCAGCTCTCCTTCTGCTTTTAATGGAGTACTTACGAGAGGTATCTGTGATATTTACTATAACCTCTGGCAGCCTTAATTGAAAGGGGCAAGGATGTTGAATCTTGAACAAAAGCttactttatttaaaacattaatCATGGGATTTAAATTGttgttaataaaaacaaaacaccacaatCTGACTACAAATCCATACTCCTCTCATTGTTCAACTTTCACACTCTTTGCTTTTATGAGATTACCATTTCACTAGTTCTCCAGTCATCACAGAGTAGTCCATTTTACACTAAAGCTGGTGTTCCGTGTAAGTGAccagaggagtgggggtgggacttAAAATTTCAGGCTTTCTTTATAGATCAGAAAgaagcaaacttttttttcccctttataagTTATctttcaagtaaaaaaaaaattaaagaagaaTGAACAGTGGATCGTGCTGTaccattttttgtcaaaatgatGCCTTAAATTCACTCAAACAAGTCTACTGTGATAGATCCAAAAGACTTGTTAATTATCCCTCTAAAAGGCAGATGGCCCTTCAAACAAACAGGACTGAACATCATGATTCATCTTACTGATACATTATATATAGTTTTCTAGCCGGGAGAAGTTTTTCCACTATTTTACTTTTGAGATGACAAATGTTAACATCTAacaaaaattaatattaaaagaTGCAGGTCTCAAATCATAAATAACTAAACCAAGATGACTAAATTAAAGAATGAACTTAAATGAGAGAAACCACACAACTCAGGGGAGTTATAACAAAGTTTTGCTGTTTGTTGTACTGTAATTTGGATATATCAAAACAAATGTTATAATGCAGGTTATGCAAACCACAAGCAAGGAGATTCACAGTC belongs to Gopherus flavomarginatus isolate rGopFla2 chromosome 10, rGopFla2.mat.asm, whole genome shotgun sequence and includes:
- the PMS1 gene encoding PMS1 protein homolog 1 isoform X10: MQLVLWVFPQLLWKRGLSSSDSKSPGMKQLSAETVRLLSSSQVITSVVSVVKELIENSLDANATSIDVKLENYGFDKIEVRDNGDGIKAADVPVMAVKHYTSKISCSEDLESLTTYGFRGEALGSICCISEVLITTKTAADDFSTQYILDSSGHVTSQKPSHLGQVLKVFGALESF